The following nucleotide sequence is from Bacteroidota bacterium.
ACAAGCTTTCTGGTAAACTTGATGGGCTTTATAGCTTTCGGGTTGACTATGACGTACGAGTTGTTTTTTACTTTGCAGATAAAGATAAAATCGTCTTTTTAGATATCGGTACACACGATGAAGTGTATTAATATCAGATCGATCTACACCTCGTAGCCGAGCCCTAAAAAATTAGGCTTTTTTTGTTAGATAGAAGTCGGAATTTATTGTTAATCCTTTGCGTCTTTGCTTTCGTTGCGGTTAAGTTGCTTGTTCTTTATTAAACGCAGAGTCGGCCCCCCGCCTCTCCCCCGATGGTCATAATCGGCGGACAGGAAGGAGGCGCTCAGTTGGCAAAATGATATAGTAACTTGTTATAAAATAAACCTACACACTCATCAATAAATTTCTAAATACTTATCCAACTCCCACTGTGTAACTTGAAGCCGGAACTCGTCCCATTCTTTCATCTTGGCATCAAGATATTTGTTAAATGTATGATCGCCTAAAGTTTCGCGGGCGATATCATTTTTCTCCATCTCTTTTATCGCTTCAAGCAGCGAGTGGGGCAGAGTTGAAATTCCCAACGAATTCAATTTCTCTTCATCAAAATGATAAACATCTTCTTCAACCGCTTGTGCAGGTACGAGCTTATTTTTAATTCCATCCAAACCGGCTTTTAACATTACTGCAAATGCTAAATAAATATTGCTTGATGGGTCAGGACATCGCAGCTCAATTCGTGTTGACTTGATTTTGCCCGCCGAGTACTGTGGTATGCGAATTAATGCTGAGCGATTAGTGCGTGCCCAACAGATATAAACAGGCGCCTCGTAACCGGGAACAAGTCGTTTGTATGAATTTACAGTCGGCGATAAAACTGCCGAAAGTCCTTTAATGTTTTTCATCAAGCCAGCTATAAAACTATAGGCAATTTTTGAAAGCTTGTACTTATCTTTCTCGTCATAAAAAAGATTTTCTCCGGATTTTAAATCGAACAAACTTTGATGCACGTGCATCCCTGAACCAGCCATTCCCATCATTGGTTTGGGCATAAAGGTAACATACAAATCGTGTTTTTGAGCCACGGCTTTTAAAACGAATCGTAATGTTGAAGCAGCATCGGCAGTTTTGAGAGCCGTGCCGTAACGGAAATCGATTTCGTGTTGTGCGGGTGCGCATTCATGATGCGAAGCTTCAACTTCAATTCCGAATTG
It contains:
- a CDS encoding glutamine synthetase family protein, which gives rise to MYKDIFEKLEKDNVKFIQLQFTDLYGIIKSLTIPVKHLGDSFQYGTWFDGSSIEGFARIHESDMFLKPDIDTYAVIPWLNSPDGNTARFICDVFNPDGTPFESDPRYILKKVIAEATAMGYEFNTGPELEFFLFKRENGLQALPHDSAGYFDLTTDQAYNIRRDMVVALEQFGIEVEASHHECAPAQHEIDFRYGTALKTADAASTLRFVLKAVAQKHDLYVTFMPKPMMGMAGSGMHVHQSLFDLKSGENLFYDEKDKYKLSKIAYSFIAGLMKNIKGLSAVLSPTVNSYKRLVPGYEAPVYICWARTNRSALIRIPQYSAGKIKSTRIELRCPDPSSNIYLAFAVMLKAGLDGIKNKLVPAQAVEEDVYHFDEEKLNSLGISTLPHSLLEAIKEMEKNDIARETLGDHTFNKYLDAKMKEWDEFRLQVTQWELDKYLEIY